TCGATCACGATCAGCGCGCCGATCTTGCGGGTGCCGAGGATGCGGGCGGCGCGGGCGGCGTCGTTGACGAGGCGGATCGCCGCCTCCCGATCGAGACCGTGCGGGGTGAAGCCGACCAGCAGCACACTCCCCCGGCCCAGCTGCTCGAGCATCCGCCGCAGTTCCGGTTGGAAGAGGACGAGGAGCGCGATCGGCACGACCAGGCCGACGTAACTCAGCACCCACTGCAGCGTGTAGAGCCCGAGCCAGCGGCTGACGATGTACGCGAGAAAGAGCAGGCCGAGCCCCGTGACGAGCTGCACCGCGCGCGTGCCGCGGATGAGCATGAGGATCTGGTAGACAACAAACGCGACGACGAGGATGTCGAGCAGATCCCAGATTCTAAACGGGAACGGCCACGCCACGCGCCACCTCGAGTCCCCTGGCGAGGACGGCCTCGCGGAATGCGCGAGTCCGCCGGTGCGCCGGCGTCCACGCCGGCACGCCTTTACAAGATTGCTGCGAGAAGGGCCTTCTGCGAATGGAGGCGGTTCTCCGCCTCGTCGAACGCGACGCAGCGCGGCCCGTCCATGATCTCGTCCGTGATCTCCTCGCCGCGGTGGGCCGGCAGACAGTGGGAGACCACCGCGTCCTTCGGGGCCCGGGCCAGCAGCGCCGCATTGACCTGGTAGGGACCGAACGCTCGACGCCGGGCGACCGCCTCCTGCTCCTGGCCCATGCTCGTCCAGACGTCGGTCAGGATAAGGTCCGCGGCCGACACGGCCCGCACGGGATCGTCGGTGAGCTCGATCGTCCCGTGGCTCTGCGCGGCGTCCGCCCGGGCCCGCGCGATGCTGTCGCCGTCGAGGCCGAAGGCCTGCGGCGCACAGATGGTCAGCGACAGGCCGAGCTTGCCGGTGGCGAACGCGAGCGAGCGCAGAACGTTGTTGCCGTCGCCGATCCAGACGATCCGGACGTCGTTGAGCCGCCCCCACCGCTCGCGAATCGTGAGCAGGGTCGCGAGCGTCTGGCAGGGATGCTCCCAATCCGACAGCGCGTTCACGACCGGGACGCGCGCGCCGCGGGCGAGCTCGAGGATCGTCTCGTGCGAGAACGTCCGGGCGGCAATGCCGTCCACCCAGCGCTCGAGGTTCTTGGCCACGTCGAGCGGGGACTCGCGGCTGCCCATCTCGATGTCCCGCGGGCTGAGGTAGACGGCATGGCCGCCCAGTTGCAGCATGCCCGTCTGGAACGTCACGTGGGTGCGCAGCGACGGCTTTTCGAACACCAGCGCCAGCACCTTGCCGGCAAGCAGCGGCGGCCGCTCCCCGGCCTTGGCTCGGGTCTTCATCTCCAGGGCCGCGTCGATGAGCGTCCGGATCTCTTCCGCGGTCAGATCGAGCACCGCCGTGTAGTCGCGTCCGCGCAGGTCCATAGTCTTATGATGCTTCGCGCCCGGCCGTCCGGCCCCTCGTCGGCGCGACGCCATGATCCCCCGTCCCCGGGCCTGGGGGGGGCGGACGCCGAGACTCAGAGGATCCGCCGGGCTCCCAGGTAGCGCGTCATGTAGTACGGGGCGTCGAGCCGGTCGATGACGACCCGCTGCGCGCTGGCCGCCGGGTGGACGAACTGGCCGTCGCCGATGTAGATGCCGACGTGCGACGCGCCGCTGCCGTCGGTGTTGAAGAACACGAGATCGCCCGCGGCGAGGTCGGCGCGGTCGACGGCCGCGCCGGCCGTCCACTGGTCGTACGACGTGCGCGGAAGGTTCGCGACATACGGCGAGTAGACGAGATAGACGAGCCCGGAGCAGTCCACACCGGACGGCGTCGTTCCGCCCCAGACGTACGGCGTGCCGAGGTATCCCAAGGCCGACGCGCGAACGTGCGCGAGCAGCGCCGTCCTGGCCGGGGAGACGGGGTGGAACGCGGGTTCGAGGGGCGACGCGGGGCCGGCCGGGGCCGCGGGGGCAGCCGGCGCTGCCGGGTCAGGCGGCGCCGTGTCGACGGACGGGATCGGCGCCGGTGCGGCGGTCGAGGGCGCCGGCCTCACGAGAGCCGGCGGCGCGGTTGCCACCGGGGCCGCCGGCGCGGACGC
This DNA window, taken from bacterium, encodes the following:
- a CDS encoding peptidoglycan endopeptidase, translating into MHVVAAIVAALVLALTAAGPAAAAGRYVVAPHDTLFSIARRFRVPLSILAQVNGIHDPSRIRAGDVLVIPDVPGAAAEPPVPPSAASRPALVPVQMRAPAPSRLGPAGRVQLATPAAAGESYIVRPGDTLYHLALIHGTMVDALQEANGLTSPAILVGQIIRFPASAPAAPVATAPPALVRPAPSTAAPAPIPSVDTAPPDPAAPAAPAAPAGPASPLEPAFHPVSPARTALLAHVRASALGYLGTPYVWGGTTPSGVDCSGLVYLVYSPYVANLPRTSYDQWTAGAAVDRADLAAGDLVFFNTDGSGASHVGIYIGDGQFVHPAASAQRVVIDRLDAPYYMTRYLGARRIL
- the argF gene encoding ornithine carbamoyltransferase, which codes for MDLRGRDYTAVLDLTAEEIRTLIDAALEMKTRAKAGERPPLLAGKVLALVFEKPSLRTHVTFQTGMLQLGGHAVYLSPRDIEMGSRESPLDVAKNLERWVDGIAARTFSHETILELARGARVPVVNALSDWEHPCQTLATLLTIRERWGRLNDVRIVWIGDGNNVLRSLAFATGKLGLSLTICAPQAFGLDGDSIARARADAAQSHGTIELTDDPVRAVSAADLILTDVWTSMGQEQEAVARRRAFGPYQVNAALLARAPKDAVVSHCLPAHRGEEITDEIMDGPRCVAFDEAENRLHSQKALLAAIL